A genomic region of uncultured Roseibium sp. contains the following coding sequences:
- a CDS encoding amidohydrolase family protein: MSGFRFKYPGLVSLMVALSMSSALADGDHEPIGDEVWNLPLFDAHVHYKEPAWDRYPVSSIVELMDKNGVAMALVSSTPDEGTIMLWEYAPNRVVPELRPYHGTAGSSNWTKAEGMDAYLEGRLESYPHEGIGEFHIRQLDMSDETLFRKIIAMAKERDIYLHVHSGTEPIRWLYGLDPEVKIIWAHAGLGTPAPEVYELMDEYPELLADTSLREYSILGRGENLDPQWLEIIFDFQDRLMIGSDTWVNSQWDSYSEIMTMNRRWLSKLPREVAEKIAYKNAERYFGREISMDQIGTK, from the coding sequence ATGTCAGGCTTCCGCTTCAAATACCCGGGTCTTGTCAGCCTCATGGTTGCGCTGTCGATGTCTTCGGCCCTTGCCGACGGAGACCATGAGCCGATCGGCGACGAGGTATGGAACCTGCCTTTGTTCGATGCGCATGTGCACTACAAGGAACCGGCATGGGACCGGTATCCCGTCAGCAGCATCGTGGAACTCATGGACAAGAACGGCGTTGCCATGGCGCTTGTATCCTCCACGCCCGACGAGGGCACCATCATGCTGTGGGAATATGCGCCGAACCGGGTCGTTCCCGAGCTTCGGCCCTACCACGGAACCGCGGGATCGTCGAACTGGACCAAGGCGGAAGGAATGGACGCCTATCTGGAGGGCCGGCTCGAAAGTTATCCTCACGAGGGCATCGGAGAATTTCATATCCGTCAGCTGGACATGTCTGACGAAACATTGTTCCGCAAGATCATTGCGATGGCGAAGGAGCGGGACATCTACCTGCATGTTCATTCGGGAACCGAGCCGATCCGCTGGCTCTATGGTCTTGATCCGGAGGTGAAGATCATCTGGGCGCACGCCGGACTGGGCACGCCGGCGCCGGAGGTTTACGAACTGATGGACGAATATCCCGAGCTTCTCGCTGACACTTCCCTGCGGGAGTACAGCATTCTCGGCCGGGGCGAAAATCTTGATCCGCAATGGCTTGAAATCATTTTCGATTTCCAGGACAGGCTGATGATCGGCAGTGACACCTGGGTCAACAGCCAGTGGGACAGCTATTCCGAGATCATGACCATGAACCGGCGGTGGCTGTCGAAGCTGCCACGGGAGGTCGCTGAGAAGATCGCCTACAAAAATGCCGAGCGTTACTTCGGCCGCGAGATCTCCATGGACCAGATCGGCACCAAATAA
- a CDS encoding sialidase family protein, with translation MHSGELTVLIGTTKGAFLVAGGRDRTDWTVRGPYCDGWPINHAIGDPDTGQIWAGGGGDWNGAGVWRSGDGGDNWELTKLSKGTIDDWAAMDPDFARTIGWSDDPLPFTDRFSQIWSLRLSRGTLYAGTKPAALLKSDDGGKSFQALESLTNHPSAESWNPGAAGLVLHTIVDDPAAPGKLWVGISAAGVFATEDAGASWERRNRLSNAAACEGHSHPAGPRDGETGHCVHNMMRAPGDGDLLYQQNHHGVWRSSDGGRSWDSINDGLPSTFGFPIRVHPRDPQTIWTFPLNGDSVGRFPPEAAAAVWKSSDGGCSWQAKREGLPQEACFFTVLRQAMAGDERDPAGLYFGTNSGSLYGSFDEGESWTELARHLPTILSVEVLDLN, from the coding sequence ATGCATTCCGGAGAACTGACAGTCCTTATCGGCACGACCAAGGGTGCATTTCTGGTTGCCGGAGGCCGGGATCGAACGGATTGGACCGTCAGGGGCCCCTATTGCGACGGCTGGCCGATCAATCACGCGATCGGCGACCCTGACACGGGGCAGATCTGGGCCGGCGGCGGCGGCGACTGGAACGGGGCCGGTGTCTGGCGCTCCGGGGACGGCGGAGACAACTGGGAGCTGACCAAACTCTCCAAGGGAACAATCGACGACTGGGCGGCGATGGACCCGGACTTCGCCCGGACGATCGGCTGGTCTGACGATCCGCTTCCCTTTACCGACCGTTTTTCCCAGATATGGTCACTCCGCCTCTCGCGCGGAACGCTTTATGCCGGCACCAAACCTGCCGCGCTCTTGAAGAGCGACGACGGCGGCAAGAGTTTTCAAGCACTCGAGAGCCTCACGAACCATCCTTCCGCGGAAAGCTGGAACCCTGGCGCTGCCGGTCTTGTCCTGCACACGATCGTTGATGATCCCGCGGCCCCGGGAAAACTCTGGGTCGGGATATCCGCGGCGGGGGTCTTTGCGACAGAAGATGCGGGCGCAAGCTGGGAGCGGCGCAACCGTCTCTCGAACGCGGCCGCCTGTGAGGGGCACAGCCATCCGGCCGGACCCAGGGACGGAGAGACAGGCCATTGCGTGCACAACATGATGCGCGCACCGGGCGACGGTGATCTGCTCTACCAGCAGAACCATCACGGTGTCTGGCGCTCGTCCGACGGCGGACGTAGCTGGGACAGCATCAATGACGGCCTGCCGTCGACATTCGGGTTCCCGATCCGGGTGCATCCGCGCGATCCCCAGACCATCTGGACCTTCCCCCTCAACGGCGATTCTGTCGGCCGGTTCCCGCCGGAAGCGGCGGCGGCGGTCTGGAAGTCCTCAGACGGCGGATGCAGCTGGCAGGCAAAACGCGAAGGTTTGCCGCAAGAGGCGTGTTTCTTTACCGTCCTTCGTCAGGCCATGGCCGGTGACGAACGTGACCCCGCGGGTCTTTATTTCGGCACGAACTCCGGCTCGCTCTATGGAAGTTTCGACGAAGGCGAAAGCTGGACCGAACTCGCTCGGCACCTGCCGACGATCCTGTCCGTCGAGGTTCTCGACCTGAATTAG
- the purN gene encoding phosphoribosylglycinamide formyltransferase, with amino-acid sequence MSRKRTAVLISGRGSNMGALISAAMEPSYPAEIALVVSNRPDAKGLERAAEFGIPTAVVDHTGFAGDREAFEKAVDAVLREHRIELVTLAGFMRILTPYLVNAWSGRMINIHPALLPSFKGLATHERALDEGVKIHGATVHFVSAEMDDGPIIVQGAVPVLDHDTPETLAARVLEVEHRIYPKALELVATGKTKVTGARVLTGAAGESELRLVWPG; translated from the coding sequence ATGAGCCGCAAACGCACAGCCGTCCTCATATCCGGACGCGGATCGAACATGGGCGCGCTGATTTCCGCGGCCATGGAACCCTCCTACCCGGCTGAAATCGCGCTTGTCGTCTCGAACCGGCCCGACGCGAAAGGTCTGGAGCGGGCGGCGGAATTCGGAATTCCGACAGCGGTCGTCGACCATACCGGGTTCGCGGGAGACCGCGAGGCGTTTGAAAAGGCAGTCGACGCGGTCCTGCGCGAGCACCGCATCGAGCTGGTCACTCTCGCGGGCTTCATGCGCATTCTGACACCCTACCTGGTGAATGCCTGGTCAGGCCGGATGATCAATATTCATCCGGCTCTCCTGCCCTCCTTCAAGGGCCTAGCGACCCACGAGCGGGCGCTCGACGAAGGCGTCAAGATCCACGGGGCCACGGTTCATTTCGTTTCGGCGGAAATGGATGACGGCCCGATCATCGTTCAGGGCGCGGTTCCCGTTCTCGACCACGACACGCCTGAAACGCTTGCGGCGCGCGTTCTGGAAGTCGAACACCGGATCTATCCCAAAGCGCTCGAACTTGTCGCAACGGGCAAGACCAAGGTGACCGGAGCCCGCGTCCTGACCGGCGCCGCAGGCGAATCCGAGCTTCGGCTGGTCTGGCCGGGCTAA